From Proteiniborus sp. MB09-C3, the proteins below share one genomic window:
- the nifU gene encoding Fe-S cluster assembly scaffold protein NifU, with amino-acid sequence MMYSEKVMEHFMNPRNVGEIENADGIGQVGNPKCGDIMKMYLKIENDTIVDVKFKTFGCGSAIASSSMATELIKGKTIQEAMKLTNKAVAQALDGLPPVKMHCSVLAEQAIKSALYDYSKKNNVVIEGLENFNPDEDVHDHE; translated from the coding sequence ATTATGTACTCAGAAAAAGTTATGGAGCATTTTATGAATCCTAGAAATGTTGGAGAGATTGAAAATGCTGATGGAATTGGTCAAGTAGGAAATCCAAAGTGTGGAGATATAATGAAAATGTATTTAAAAATCGAAAATGATACTATTGTTGATGTAAAATTTAAGACTTTTGGATGTGGCTCAGCAATAGCTTCTTCAAGTATGGCTACAGAACTAATAAAGGGAAAGACCATACAAGAAGCAATGAAGCTTACGAATAAAGCTGTAGCTCAAGCTTTAGATGGCTTACCTCCAGTTAAAATGCATTGCTCAGTGTTAGCTGAGCAGGCTATTAAATCAGCTTTATATGACTATTCTAAGAAGAATAATGTGGTCATAGAAGGATTAGAAAACTTTAATCCTGATGAGGATGTTCACGATCACGAATAA
- the nifS gene encoding cysteine desulfurase NifS: MIRQVYLDNAATTPVKEEVLKAMLPYFTEKYGNPSSIYRLGQETRAAIDEAREKVAKVLNANSREIFFTGGGSEADNWAIKGIAFANKDKGNHIITSKIEHHGVLHTCEYLEKNGFKVTYLDVDENGTVNIEQLKDSITDKTILISIMFANNEIGTIQPIKEIGNIAKENKIYFHTDAVQAIGNINIDVDDLNIDLLSMSAHKLYGPKGVGALYIRQGVKIHPHIHGGAQEKNRRAGTENIPGIVGFGKAIELAYETIDEHNSNLTRLRDKFIKDIYKNIGYVRLNGHPKNRLPGNVNFSFEFIEGESLLLSLDMVGISASSGSACTSGSLDPSHVLLAIGLPHEIAHGSLRLTLGDFNTEEEIDYVVENLVKIVDRLREMSPLYENVKRI, encoded by the coding sequence ATGATAAGACAAGTATATCTAGATAATGCAGCAACTACTCCTGTAAAAGAAGAAGTTCTTAAAGCAATGCTTCCTTACTTTACAGAAAAGTATGGAAACCCATCTAGTATTTATAGACTGGGTCAAGAAACTAGAGCTGCTATAGATGAGGCCAGAGAAAAGGTTGCAAAGGTATTAAATGCTAATTCAAGAGAAATTTTCTTTACAGGTGGTGGTTCAGAGGCCGATAACTGGGCAATAAAGGGAATTGCTTTTGCAAATAAAGACAAGGGTAATCATATTATTACTTCAAAAATAGAACATCATGGGGTTCTTCACACATGTGAGTACCTAGAAAAGAATGGTTTTAAGGTTACTTATTTAGACGTAGATGAAAATGGAACAGTGAATATTGAGCAATTAAAAGATTCAATTACTGATAAGACCATCTTAATTTCTATAATGTTTGCAAATAATGAAATTGGCACCATACAGCCAATAAAAGAAATTGGTAATATAGCTAAGGAAAATAAGATTTATTTCCATACTGATGCTGTACAGGCAATAGGAAATATTAATATAGATGTTGATGACTTGAACATTGATCTCTTGTCTATGTCTGCCCATAAATTATATGGACCAAAGGGTGTAGGAGCTCTTTATATAAGACAAGGAGTAAAGATTCATCCACATATACATGGTGGAGCTCAGGAAAAAAACAGAAGAGCTGGGACAGAAAACATTCCTGGTATAGTTGGGTTTGGCAAAGCTATAGAGCTAGCTTATGAAACTATAGACGAGCATAATAGCAATCTTACGAGATTAAGAGATAAGTTCATAAAGGATATATATAAAAACATTGGCTATGTCAGACTAAATGGACATCCTAAAAATAGACTGCCTGGTAATGTTAACTTCTCCTTTGAATTTATTGAAGGAGAGTCTTTGTTACTGAGTTTAGATATGGTAGGAATATCAGCTTCTAGCGGCTCAGCATGTACATCAGGCTCATTAGATCCTTCACATGTATTATTGGCCATAGGACTTCCTCATGAAATTGCTCATGGATCCTTAAGACTTACATTGGGAGATTTTAATACAGAAGAAGAAATAGACTATGTAGTAGAGAATTTAGTTAAAATAGTTGATAGATTAAGAGAAATGTCACCATTATACGAAAATGTAAAAAGGATATAA